The proteins below are encoded in one region of Vulpes lagopus strain Blue_001 chromosome 10, ASM1834538v1, whole genome shotgun sequence:
- the BSX gene encoding brain-specific homeobox protein homolog isoform X2, with translation MNLNFTSPLHPASSQRPTSFFIEDILLHKPKPLREMAPDHFASSLASRVPLLDYGYPLMPTPTLLAPHPHHPLHKGDHHHPYFLTTSGMPVPALFPHPQHSELPGKHCRRRKARTVFSDSQLSGLEKRFEIQRYLSTPERVELATALSLSETQVKTWFQNRRMKHKKQLRKSQDEPKAPDGPESPEGSPRGPEAASAEARLGLPAGPFVLTEPEDEVDIGDEGELGPGPHVL, from the exons ATGAATCTCAACTTCACCTCCCCGCTACACCCGGCGTCTTCTCAGAGGCCCACGTCCTTCTTCATTGAGGACATCCTGCTGCACAAGCCCAAGCCGCTAAGGGAGATGGCCCCTGACCACTTCGCCAGCTCTCTGGCCTCCCGGGTGCCTCTGCTAGACTATGGCTACCCCCTCATGCCCACACCCACCCTCCTGGCTCCTCACCCTCATCACCCTCTGCATAAGGGAGACCACCACCACCCTTATTTCCTCACCACCTCGG GGATGCCGGTGCCCGCGCTCTTCCCGCACCCCCAGCACAGCGAGCTGCCGGGCAAGCACTGCCGCCGCCGCAAAGCTCGCACGGTGTTCTCGGACTCGCAGCTCTCGGGCCTGGAGAAGAGATTCGAGATCCAGCGCTACCTGTCCACGCCGGAGCGGGTGGAGCTGGCCACGGCGCTCAGCCTGTCCGAGACGCAG GTGAAAACGTGGTTCCAGAACCGGCGGATGAAGCATAAAAAGCAGCTGAGGAAAAGTCAGGATGAGCCCAAAGCGCCAGACGGGCCCGAGAGCCCCGAGGGCAGCCCCCGCGGCCCAGAGGCCGCCTCTGCCGAGGCTCGGCTGGGCCTGCCCGCCGGCCCCTTCGTGCTGACCGAGCCGGAGGACGAGGTGGACATTGGGGACGAGGGGGAGCTGGGCCCCGGGCCGCACGTGCTCTga
- the BSX gene encoding brain-specific homeobox protein homolog isoform X1 — protein sequence MNLNFTSPLHPASSQRPTSFFIEDILLHKPKPLREMAPDHFASSLASRVPLLDYGYPLMPTPTLLAPHPHHPLHKGDHHHPYFLTTSGMPVPALFPHPQHSELPGKHCRRRKARTVFSDSQLSGLEKRFEIQRYLSTPERVELATALSLSETQVKTWFQNRRMKHKKQLRKSQDEPKAPDGPESPEGSPRGPEAASAEARLGLPAGPFVLTEPEDELDPGLSAPQVRRARRPSRPCPPPPAPAPPSRLRDLAARTLCPSLRRPIGCR from the exons ATGAATCTCAACTTCACCTCCCCGCTACACCCGGCGTCTTCTCAGAGGCCCACGTCCTTCTTCATTGAGGACATCCTGCTGCACAAGCCCAAGCCGCTAAGGGAGATGGCCCCTGACCACTTCGCCAGCTCTCTGGCCTCCCGGGTGCCTCTGCTAGACTATGGCTACCCCCTCATGCCCACACCCACCCTCCTGGCTCCTCACCCTCATCACCCTCTGCATAAGGGAGACCACCACCACCCTTATTTCCTCACCACCTCGG GGATGCCGGTGCCCGCGCTCTTCCCGCACCCCCAGCACAGCGAGCTGCCGGGCAAGCACTGCCGCCGCCGCAAAGCTCGCACGGTGTTCTCGGACTCGCAGCTCTCGGGCCTGGAGAAGAGATTCGAGATCCAGCGCTACCTGTCCACGCCGGAGCGGGTGGAGCTGGCCACGGCGCTCAGCCTGTCCGAGACGCAG GTGAAAACGTGGTTCCAGAACCGGCGGATGAAGCATAAAAAGCAGCTGAGGAAAAGTCAGGATGAGCCCAAAGCGCCAGACGGGCCCGAGAGCCCCGAGGGCAGCCCCCGCGGCCCAGAGGCCGCCTCTGCCGAGGCTCGGCTGGGCCTGCCCGCCGGCCCCTTCGTGCTGACCGAGCCGGAGGACGAG CTGGACCCCGGGCTCTCGGCTCCCCAAGTCCGCCGCGCTCGCAGACCCTCTCGGCCCTGTCCTCCGCCACCTGCCCCCGCTCCGCCGTCCAGGCTCCGCGACCTCGCCGCCCGGACCCTTTGCCCTTCCTTGCGTAGACCGATTGGCTGCAGGTAA